A window from Zingiber officinale cultivar Zhangliang chromosome 7A, Zo_v1.1, whole genome shotgun sequence encodes these proteins:
- the LOC122002610 gene encoding uncharacterized protein LOC122002610, which produces MESLKPQAEDPPSSAKLSDRPSPHRRSRGAPDPMVSRVLPDREEPERRAFRVGDMVWGKLKIRTWWPGKVVDPSSEIDSEAKVLVSFFGDAEDVAWLEASKVIPFEEDLLRMLRQSTTARFVSAVKDALVETEYRLMSELFCRCSTNSILEFVGNCSISNYSPEQFCKRLLDAAKDASGVDMFEVVLLRCWGLAFRRQIQCPTDLVEIDYPPLDAPAAIDELQLEGKVNCSRVVKGPLIAEASNHKNKERSVAELIIAGTDPEVAQSLENMDKISPFHLSSTSQSSESPLPKMKGEKRRTFGVKNDTELDKPNSPRLSSEEQTKNDGILFEKERRCSGREHKRSKYLSPPYADEIDVRCSLPMNNAIEKNPIKVTGEFYDCGLDNSTICGSKPFKSKEQQFAQATTEISTSKRNKKTSLASNEAPTIKGADATVPIEAGKIQKRRKMRHGETGSETTLANGTKRVGISQEKEMGESSANLQIDLNINAKDATDVRTPSIVTGIVACYPESISSQTKASPVTKSPLPYVRKSLERMISKLTGFVPAESEVGSSDGLKPEMIDDLAADMDGLLKKVNRLLVGPPGNK; this is translated from the exons ATGGAATCTCTTAAACCCCAAGCGGAAGATCCACCATCGTCGGCGAAGCTTTCCGATCGCCCTTCTCCCCATCGGCGAAGCCGCGGTGCGCCCGATCCCATGGtttcccgtgttctccccgaTCGAGAGGAACCAGAGCGGAGAGCGTTTCGGGTAGGCGACATGGTCTGGGGCAAGCTCAAGATCAGAACTTGGTGGCCGGGTAAGGTCGTTGATCCCTCGTCGGAAATCGATTCCGAGGCCAAAGTCCTCGTTTCCTTCTTCGGCGACGCCGAAGACGTTGCCTGGTTGGAGGCATCAAAAGTGATACCTTTCGAAGAGGATTTGCTGCGGATGCTGAGGCAGAGTACCACCGCTCGCTTCGTGAGTGCTGTCAAGGACGCCTTGGTCGAGACGGAGTATCGATTGATGTCGGAGTTGTTCTGTCGTTGCTCGACGAATTCGATCCTTGAATTCGTTGGAAACTGTTCGATCTCCAATTATTCGCCTGAACAGTTCTGTAAGCGTCTACTTGACGCTGCTAAAGATGCTTCAGGCGTTGATATGTTTGAGGTAGTGTTGCTGCGTTGTTGGGGTTTGGCTTTCCGTCGACAGATTCAATGTCCGACCGACTTAGTGGAGATTGATTACCCTCCATTGGATGCTCCAGCGGCCATCGATGAGCTTCAACTGGAAGGCAAGGTGAATTGTAGCAGGGTGGTGAAAGGGCCGCTGATCGCAGAGGCCTCAAATCACAAGAATAAAGAAAGGAGTGTTGCTGAACTTATTATTGCTGGAACAGATCCGGAAGTAGCACAATCACTCGAGAACATGGACAAAATTTCTCCTTTTCATTTGTCAAGCACGTCGCAATCATCCGAATCACCATTGCCAAAGATGAAAGGTGAGAAGAGAAGAACTTTTGGTGTTAAGAATGACACTGAGTTGGATAAACCAAACTCCCCACGATTGTCATCTGAAGAACAAACGAAGAATGATGGCATTTTGTTTGAGAAGGAGAGGAGATGTAGTGGACGAGAACACAAAAGAAGCAAGTACTTGTCGCCTCCCTATGCCGATGAAATTGATGTTAGATGCTCACTTCCGATGAACAATGCAATAGAGAAAAACCCAATCAAAGTGACCGGAG AGTTCTATGATTGCGGCCTTGACAATTCTACGATCTGTGGCAGTAAACCCTTTAAGTC GAAGGAGCAACAATTTGCGCAGGCGACAACAGAAATCTCTACGTCAAAGAGGAACAAGAAGACCAGTTTGGCTAGTAATGAAGCTCCTACCATCAAAGGTGCTGATGCAACTGTTCCTATTGAAGCAGGTAAAATTCAaaagagaaggaagatgaggcatggTGAAACTGGTTCTGAAACTACATTGGCAAACGGAACAAAAAGAGTTGGCATTTCACAAGAGAAGGAAATGGGGGAGAGTAGTGCCAATTTGCAGATCGACTTAAATATCAATGCTAAAGATGCAACTGATGTAAGAACTCCAAGTATTGTTACTGGCATTGTTGCATGTTATCCAGAGAGTATCAGTTCTCAAACTAAGGCATCACCTGTTACCAAGTCTCCACTTCCATATGTGAGGAAGAGCCTTGAGAGGATGATTTCCAAGCTCACTGGGTTTGTGCCAGCTGAGAGTGAAGTAGGATCTTCTGACGGATTGAAGCCGGAGATGATCGACGATTTAGCTGCTGACATGGATGGCCTTCTGAAGAAAGTCAATAGGCTTCTTGTAGGACCTCCTGGTAACAAATAA
- the LOC122002612 gene encoding carbonic anhydrase 2-like, which produces MSTAALHSPLLLVSATNNKITSSSSSSSVVLCNLNNNPSAKKAVSSSSSPLPSFPRLIRNSPVFAAPATATLEMEAIERIKSGFEQFKNEVYDKKADLFGELKEGQSPKFMVFACADSRVCPSVVLNFQPGEAFTIRNIANMVPPYDQVKYAGVGSAIEYAVIHLKVQNILVIGHSRCGGIKGLMSLKEDGSTSTAFIEDWVKIGLPAMKKVKADHSHLPFDEQCTKCEKEAVNVSLANLKTYPFVTEGLEKKSLKLIGAHYDFVTGSFETWDP; this is translated from the exons ATGTCGACCGCCGCGCTTCACAGTCCACTCCTCCTCGTCTCCGCCACTAACAACAAGATCacttcatcctcctcctcctcctctgtcgtccTCTGCAACCTTAACAACAACCCCAGCGCCAAAAAggcagtttcttcttcttcttctcctttgccttCATTTCCTCGTCTCATCAGGAACTCTCCGGTGTTCGCCGCCCCCGCAACCGCCACGCTG GAGATGGAGGCCATCGAGCGCATAAAATCCGGATTCGAGCAGTTCAAGAACGAGGTCTACGA CAAGAAGGCTGATCTGTTTGGCGAGCTCAAGGAAGGGCAGAGCCCCAAG TTCATGGTTTTCGCGTGCGCCGACTCGCGCGTGTGCCCGTCGGTGGTGCTCAATTTCCAGCCCGGCGAAGCCTTCACCATCCGCAACATCGCCAACATGGTCCCTCCCTACGACCAA GTGAAGTACGCCGGAGTCGGGTCAGCCATTGAGTATGCCGTCATCCATCTCAAG GTGCAAAACATATTGGTGATCGGCCACAGCCGGTGCGGAGGAATCAAAGGGCTCATGTCCCTCAAGGAAGACGGCTCCACCAGCAC CGCCTTCATTGAGGACTGGGTGAAGATCGGCTTGCCGGCGATGAAGAAGGTGAAGGCGGATCACTCTCACCTGCCGTTCGACGAGCAGTGCACCAAGTGCGAGAAG GAGGCTGTGAACGTGTCCCTGGCCAACCTCAAGACCTACCCCTTCGTCACGGAGGGCCTGGAGAAGAAGAGCTTGAAGTTGATCGGTGCACACTACGACTTCGTTACTGGCAGCTTCGAGACGTGGGATCCCTAA
- the LOC122002611 gene encoding phosphoglucan phosphatase LSF1, chloroplastic-like, with product MALLCQLPHFSLCSSSLGGSRSDRSSSIRGSGWLVRLPKCSPHARKAIARKNLIRISAMSNETPYKMNLNEYMVTLDRPLGIRFALSTDGRIFVHSLIKGGNAEKSRIVMVGDALKKANDAQGGGFTEIKDFKDAEMMLKTNKGSFSLVLERPFSPYPIQHLHPSDVYHALFNKGQVAFATWNKNVLAKDLYSGSEANGKSGFAIFSAKFLQSEGWMLLSSQGSVNSLLQSNSHPLAKHAHELISTLSEEEQGEWAYGSFPLEEYIKALDRAKGELYYNHSLGMQFSRITDSIYVGSCIQTEKDVQALAKIGITAVLNFQSDIERANWGINSASINDFCRQNNILMVNYPIREVDSLDLRKKLPFCVGLLLRLLRKNFRIFVTCTTGFDRSPACVIAYLHWIQDTALHAAHNFVTGLHPCRPDRAAIVWATWDLIAMVENGNQGGPPTHAVNFVWSNGCGEGDEVCLVGDFTNNWKDNIKAVYKGGSKFEVEHRLRHGKYHYKFIVNGQWRHSTALPVESDERGNVNNVIRVGDVARIRPSPLHLQIKDRTTVKVIERSLTEDERFMLAFAARRIAFSICPITLAPK from the exons ATGGCGCTCCTCTGCCAGCTACCTCACTTCTCCTTATGCTCCTCTTCCCTCGGCGGGAGCAGGAGCGATCGCTCGTCCTCGATTCGAGGTTCTGGCTGGCTCGTCCGACTCCCCAAGTGCTCTCCCCACGCGAGGAAGGCGATCGCGAGGAAAAATCTTATTAGGATCTCGGCAATGTCTAATGAGACTCCGTATAAGATGAATCTTAACGAGTACATGGTCACTCTGGATAGGCCGTTGGGCATCCGTTTCGCGCTCTCCACGGATGGAAGGATCTTCGTCCACTCGCTCATAAAAGGG GGTAATGCAGAAAAATCACGAATAGTAATGGTTGGTGACGCATTGAAGAAGGCAAATGACGCGCAAGGTGGTGGATTCACTGAAATAAAGGACTTCAAGGATGCAGA GATGATGCTCAAGACCAATAAAGGATCTTTTAGTCTTGTACTTGAAAGACCATTTTCTCCTTACCCAATTCAACATCTTCACCCAAGTGATGTTTACCATGCCTTGTTTAACAAAGGCCAAGTAGCATTTGCTACTTGGAATAAAAACGTCTTGGCAAAAGATCTGTATTCAGGTTCTGAGGCCAATGGGAAATCTGGCTTTGCCATATTCTCAGCAAAGTTTCTACAATCAGAAGGATGGATGCTTTTATCCAGTCAGGGATCTGTTAATTCCCTATTGCAGAGCAATAGCCACCCTTTAGCTAAACATGCCCATGAACTTATAAGTACTCTTTCTGAGGAAGAGCAGGGAGAATGGGCCTACGGTAGTTTTCCTCTCGAGGAATATATCAAAGCACTTGATCGAGCAAAAGGCGAGTTGTATTATAACCATTCACTTGGCATGCAGTTTAGCAGG ATTACAGATAGTATATACGTTGGTTCATGCATACAAACAGAAAAGGATGTGCAGGCACTGGCAAAAATT GGCATCACTGCTGTTCTAAATTTCCAAAGTGACATTGAGCGTGCTAATTGGGGAATCAATTCAGCATCCATCAATGACTTCTGTCGTCAAAACAACATATTAATGGTTAACTATCCTATAAG AGAAGTGGACTCTCTAGACCTGAGAAAGAAACTTCCATTCTGCGTAGGTCTTTTACTAAGACTTCTGAGGAAAAACTTCCGAATATTTGTTACATGTACGACAGGATTTGACAGATCACCAGCCTGTGTGATTGCCTATTTACACTGGATTCAAGATACTGCTCTCCATGCTGCACATAACTTTGTCACCGGATTGCACCCATGCAGACCTGATAG AGCAGCAATTGTTTGGGCCACTTGGGATCTTATTGCAATGGTAGAAAATGGAAATCAAGGAGGACCTCCCACACATGCTGTCAATTTTGTATGGAGCAATGGGTGTGGTGAG GGTGATGAGGTGTGCTTGGTTGGGGACTTCACTAACAATTGGAAAGATAATATTAAGGCTGTTTACAAGGGTGGATCAAAATTTGAAGTTGAACATAGACTTCGACATGGAAA ATATCATTATAAGTTCATTGTTAATGGACAATGGAGACACTCAACAGCATTGCCTGTCGAATCTGATGAACGTGGGAATGTTAACAATGTCATCAGGGTTGGCGACGTAGCTAGGATCAGACCTTCTCCTTTGCACCTACAGATCAAG GATCGGACAACCGTTAAGGTAATTGAAAGATCGTTGACAGAGGACGAGCGGTTCATGCTGGCATTTGCAGCAAGGCGCATTGCATTCTCCATTTGCCCTATTACACTTGCTCCCAAGTAA